In Sporosarcina sp. PTS2304, a genomic segment contains:
- a CDS encoding universal stress protein has product MKIGVAIDGSQNALRAVEHAVHVAGMVPEPELKIIYVVDFNTANDERASKEGREVIRHRVTKPAMELAGQSQVNIELIVFEGDPAQKIVQYADATPLDHLVIGSRGLNVVQEMMLGSVSHKVIKEARCPVTVVK; this is encoded by the coding sequence ATGAAGATAGGTGTAGCGATCGACGGATCACAAAATGCGCTACGTGCGGTAGAGCATGCGGTGCACGTAGCGGGAATGGTTCCCGAGCCGGAACTGAAGATTATTTATGTGGTGGATTTCAACACGGCGAATGACGAACGTGCAAGCAAAGAAGGCAGGGAAGTAATCCGGCATCGCGTGACGAAGCCGGCAATGGAACTAGCCGGGCAGTCACAAGTAAACATAGAGCTTATTGTATTTGAAGGAGACCCCGCGCAGAAAATTGTGCAGTATGCGGATGCAACGCCACTCGATCATTTAGTCATCGGAAGCCGCGGCTTGAACGTCGTGCAGGAAATGATGCTCGGCAGCGTCAGCCATAAAGTGATCAAAGAAGCAAGATGTCCGGTGACGGTCGTTAAATAA
- a CDS encoding GNAT family N-acetyltransferase, with amino-acid sequence MNTQLNEHNQPIGDPVLNWQERPYPGDMHCTGDYAIVTRLSIEHTQDLFEAYRASQPANWTYLSTEPPTDFATFEQSIAEKINHPAAVFYAVLDRETNCALGMFSLMRIDPKNGVVEVGNVIFSDALRRTRIATEAHELLASYVFEELGYRRYEWKCDALNKPSFRAAERLGFTYEGTFRHAVVYKGRSRDTAWFSMLAEEWPDRKRVFIKWLARDNFDDQGMQLKSLAEYREEEK; translated from the coding sequence ATGAATACACAACTAAACGAACATAATCAGCCGATCGGTGATCCAGTGTTGAACTGGCAAGAACGACCGTATCCTGGTGATATGCATTGTACAGGCGACTATGCCATCGTCACACGACTTTCTATAGAACATACGCAAGATTTGTTTGAAGCGTATCGAGCATCACAACCTGCGAACTGGACATATTTATCGACAGAGCCACCTACAGATTTCGCTACATTCGAACAGAGTATTGCGGAGAAAATCAACCATCCGGCAGCTGTATTCTATGCAGTGCTTGACCGCGAGACGAATTGTGCGCTCGGCATGTTCAGCCTAATGAGGATCGATCCGAAGAACGGTGTCGTGGAAGTAGGCAACGTCATTTTTTCTGATGCATTACGAAGAACGCGCATAGCAACGGAAGCGCATGAACTGCTCGCTTCGTATGTGTTTGAAGAACTTGGCTACCGGCGCTACGAATGGAAGTGCGATGCCTTAAACAAACCTTCCTTCCGCGCGGCGGAGCGACTTGGCTTCACGTATGAAGGGACATTCCGCCATGCGGTAGTGTATAAAGGCCGCTCGCGTGATACTGCTTGGTTCTCGATGCTTGCGGAGGAATGGCCTGACAGGAAAAGAGTTTTCATAAAGTGGCTTGCGAGAGACAATTTCGATGATCAAGGTATGCAGCTGAAAAGTCTCGCGGAGTATAGAGAAGAGGAAAAGTGA
- a CDS encoding DUF3885 domain-containing protein has translation MTLKKFLDSRFPGLALEPPLFYSWDAAIRFELGVNESSVSIHDNPLYLPGVYSRAIALFETVHEPVDELYLVADIPASSSRKVFAKYVKERAVLRRLRYEGCVVSDDEDYAVNRFSLLCHRSDIRYVALLKAICNQDMGIQPAVHTAVYFVNRTKGTIFYVYDDRGGDLLGTDVRTIRPVYEAFSDWILDYDRAEIDKVFR, from the coding sequence ATGACATTGAAAAAGTTTTTGGACAGCCGCTTCCCAGGCCTTGCGCTCGAACCGCCATTATTCTATTCATGGGATGCCGCGATTCGCTTTGAGCTTGGAGTAAACGAAAGCTCTGTCAGTATCCATGACAATCCACTCTATTTGCCTGGCGTTTATAGTCGGGCGATCGCTTTATTTGAAACGGTGCATGAGCCGGTGGACGAGCTTTATCTAGTGGCGGACATTCCGGCATCTAGCAGTCGGAAAGTTTTTGCGAAATATGTAAAGGAACGTGCCGTACTGCGTCGCTTGCGGTATGAAGGCTGTGTTGTATCGGATGACGAAGACTATGCCGTGAACCGGTTCAGCTTGCTATGCCATCGTTCCGACATTCGATATGTTGCGTTGTTAAAAGCAATCTGCAATCAAGATATGGGCATACAGCCGGCTGTCCACACAGCTGTTTATTTCGTCAATCGAACGAAAGGAACGATCTTCTATGTCTATGACGACAGGGGAGGCGACCTACTTGGAACCGACGTGCGTACGATACGCCCAGTATATGAAGCGTTCAGTGACTGGATACTCGATTATGACCGCGCGGAGATTGACAAAGTATTTCGTTGA
- the menC gene encoding o-succinylbenzoate synthase, with translation MIIKEITIRKMKMMMKSPFTTSFGTFQEKDFLLLEAVDELGNTGWGESVAFHSPWYNEETLETNLHMLEDFLIPLVIGKEISHPDEVSVLFAAIRKNNMAKSTVEGAIWDLYAKRNNMTLAQALGGEAEKIEVGISIGIQEDTAALVEAVRGFVEEGYKRIKVKIKPGYDVEVLRELRKNFPDVPLMADANSAYTLEDVELLKQLDEFNLTMIEQPLASDDIIDHATLQKEIQTPICLDESIHSLEDTRKAFELGSCKIINIKIGRVGGLTEAKKIHDYCMEHNIPVWCGGMLESGIGRAHNVALTTLPNFILPGDTAGSSRYWEEDIIKPEVVVDNGYITVPSAYGIGYEPNMEAMNKFTVKEMKYQA, from the coding sequence ATGATTATTAAAGAGATTACGATCCGGAAAATGAAAATGATGATGAAAAGCCCATTCACTACAAGTTTTGGTACGTTTCAAGAAAAAGACTTTCTATTGCTTGAAGCGGTAGATGAGTTAGGAAATACGGGATGGGGGGAGTCGGTCGCATTCCATTCGCCTTGGTACAATGAAGAAACGCTCGAAACCAATCTACATATGTTGGAGGACTTTTTAATCCCTTTAGTGATTGGCAAGGAAATCAGTCACCCAGATGAAGTAAGTGTACTTTTCGCAGCGATCCGTAAAAATAATATGGCTAAATCCACTGTCGAGGGAGCGATTTGGGATCTGTATGCCAAGCGCAACAACATGACTTTGGCGCAGGCGCTAGGTGGAGAAGCCGAGAAAATAGAAGTCGGAATTAGTATCGGGATTCAAGAAGATACCGCTGCATTAGTAGAGGCTGTCCGTGGTTTTGTTGAAGAAGGCTATAAACGTATAAAAGTAAAGATTAAACCAGGATATGATGTGGAGGTACTACGTGAACTTCGCAAAAACTTCCCTGACGTACCACTGATGGCGGATGCCAACTCGGCCTATACACTTGAAGATGTGGAGTTACTTAAACAGTTGGATGAATTTAATTTAACGATGATTGAGCAACCGTTAGCTTCGGACGATATTATCGACCATGCGACATTGCAAAAAGAAATCCAAACACCGATTTGTTTGGATGAGAGTATCCACTCCCTTGAAGATACCCGAAAAGCGTTTGAGCTTGGAAGCTGTAAAATCATCAATATTAAAATTGGTCGTGTCGGTGGATTGACTGAAGCGAAGAAGATCCATGATTACTGCATGGAACACAATATTCCTGTTTGGTGTGGGGGCATGCTGGAGTCAGGAATTGGCCGCGCACATAACGTAGCGCTTACGACACTGCCTAATTTTATTCTGCCGGGTGACACAGCGGGATCATCTCGCTATTGGGAGGAAGATATTATCAAGCCAGAAGTCGTTGTAGATAATGGCTATATTACCGTACCGAGTGCATATGGTATTGGATATGAACCGAATATGGAAGCGATGAATAAATTCACAGTGAAAGAAATGAAGTATCAAGCATAA
- a CDS encoding GNAT family N-acetyltransferase, translating into MKNDFSIRKLQSNEDMRLVQELEKQVWGEGTLPTHQTYTASKNGGLVIGAFDQQKMVGFSYSFPGFANGKTYLCSHMLGVLPDYQLSGIGKMLKDEQRKLAKEIGYDLITWTFDPLESRNAYLNLTKLYGICTTYLENCYGEMEDSLNKGLPSDRLQVEWWISSERVEELWMPVLSDYDRPFAVRQSEKGNPMMEVLLEGMSLSSDGVEVPIPENIQFIKKNEPELALDWRMKIRAVFQSLFGEGYALVGLRKSDTDVHYYQFVKKTMIPLTIKHEENSNDY; encoded by the coding sequence ATGAAAAATGATTTCTCGATTCGTAAATTACAATCGAACGAAGATATGCGACTAGTTCAAGAACTTGAAAAGCAAGTTTGGGGAGAGGGTACGCTTCCGACACATCAAACGTATACAGCTTCGAAAAATGGCGGGTTAGTGATAGGTGCTTTTGATCAACAGAAGATGGTCGGATTTTCTTATAGTTTTCCAGGATTTGCGAATGGGAAAACGTATTTATGTTCTCATATGCTTGGCGTACTTCCCGATTATCAATTATCAGGAATTGGCAAGATGTTGAAGGACGAGCAACGTAAACTCGCCAAGGAAATCGGCTATGACTTAATTACGTGGACATTTGACCCGTTAGAAAGTCGTAATGCATATTTAAATTTGACGAAGTTGTATGGTATCTGCACTACGTATTTAGAAAACTGCTATGGCGAAATGGAAGATAGTTTAAATAAAGGATTACCATCCGATCGGCTACAAGTTGAGTGGTGGATTTCCAGTGAACGGGTGGAAGAATTGTGGATGCCCGTATTATCCGACTACGACCGACCGTTTGCAGTCCGACAATCTGAAAAAGGCAATCCGATGATGGAAGTACTTCTAGAGGGAATGTCGTTAAGTAGCGATGGTGTGGAAGTACCGATACCAGAAAATATTCAATTCATTAAAAAGAATGAGCCTGAACTAGCACTCGATTGGCGCATGAAGATCAGAGCAGTCTTTCAATCGCTATTCGGTGAAGGGTATGCGCTAGTAGGGTTGAGGAAATCCGACACGGACGTTCATTACTATCAATTCGTAAAAAAAACAATGATTCCACTAACTATAAAACACGAGGAGAATTCGAATGATTATTAA
- a CDS encoding M20 peptidase aminoacylase family protein codes for MEAALQEIKPLIEEVFTHLHEHPEISWQEVETTKYLQQLLEDEEFQVTTVEGSTGLVVTVGTGEYCVALRTDIDALWQEVDGIYQANHSCGHDAHMTMAVGTLLVLKRLGIPKAGRLKVIFQPAEEKGTGALSLVEKGIVDDVDYLYGVHLRPIQELRNGYSSPAILHGSAKMVKGSIIGMDTHGARPHLGQNAIEVMAQLVQAINSIHVDPMVPHSAKMTMFQAGGESANIIPGNAVFSLDIRAQTNEVMEKLMSHVDKIISTVAEMFEVTIDFQIVSEIAAAQVDETAVELMATAITETVGEQFLVPPIVTPGGEDFHYYTLKRPAIKATMLGLGCDLSPGLHHPHMTFNHDSILTGIEILARTVSHTFEQLEKRT; via the coding sequence GTGGAAGCGGCATTGCAAGAAATAAAACCTTTGATTGAAGAAGTGTTTACCCATTTACATGAACACCCTGAAATCAGTTGGCAGGAAGTAGAGACGACGAAGTATTTACAGCAACTGCTAGAGGATGAAGAGTTCCAAGTGACGACAGTTGAGGGTTCGACGGGACTAGTTGTGACGGTTGGAACTGGAGAGTATTGTGTTGCGTTGCGTACGGATATAGATGCATTATGGCAAGAAGTCGACGGGATATATCAAGCGAATCATTCATGTGGACATGACGCACATATGACAATGGCGGTTGGGACGTTACTCGTTCTGAAGAGGCTCGGGATTCCAAAAGCTGGTCGTTTAAAAGTGATTTTCCAACCTGCTGAGGAAAAAGGGACAGGTGCCTTATCATTGGTGGAAAAAGGCATTGTGGATGATGTAGATTATTTGTACGGTGTGCATCTTCGTCCTATTCAAGAACTTCGCAATGGCTATTCGTCGCCTGCCATTTTGCACGGTTCTGCCAAAATGGTAAAGGGATCAATTATCGGAATGGATACACACGGTGCAAGGCCGCATCTCGGTCAAAATGCGATTGAAGTAATGGCGCAACTCGTTCAAGCGATCAATAGCATACACGTTGATCCGATGGTTCCGCATTCCGCAAAAATGACGATGTTTCAAGCGGGTGGGGAATCGGCAAATATCATTCCGGGAAATGCAGTGTTCAGCTTAGACATTCGAGCCCAAACGAATGAAGTTATGGAGAAGCTGATGAGCCATGTGGATAAAATAATTTCTACTGTTGCCGAAATGTTTGAAGTGACGATCGATTTTCAAATAGTATCGGAAATCGCCGCTGCACAAGTGGATGAAACCGCAGTTGAACTGATGGCAACAGCCATTACGGAAACCGTGGGAGAACAGTTTCTAGTGCCTCCTATCGTCACACCGGGGGGAGAAGATTTTCATTATTACACATTGAAACGGCCAGCGATTAAAGCAACGATGCTTGGTCTCGGGTGTGATCTATCACCGGGGCTTCATCATCCGCATATGACGTTCAATCACGACAGTATACTGACGGGAATCGAAATACTCGCCCGGACAGTAAGTCACACATTTGAGCAGCTAGAAAAAAGGACGTGA
- a CDS encoding MurR/RpiR family transcriptional regulator, with amino-acid sequence MKFKELIQERYDNLSKSQKKVGQYVIDHPKIVAMSSAQEIGAKIDVSETTVIRFCHSLELSGYAELQKTIRESLLFQQSSLTTYQQSKLVLEQTPHFFEQVMEKDRVTIAETMKQIKEADYEEAIEQLSKAETVYVLGLRSSYTAANWLSYTIGLVRSNVQLLRPETEDVIQTLSQMNSNSVVIVISFHRYLKETIQIARLAHKQDAFIIGITDSSLAPIHAYSHLLFPIYSPNRSTLDATASLFSFMNAVVAGLSVREKESFEKRQQSYQSIASDFLFVEGVE; translated from the coding sequence GTGAAATTTAAAGAGCTGATTCAGGAACGTTACGATAATTTATCGAAAAGCCAAAAGAAAGTAGGGCAGTATGTTATCGATCATCCGAAAATAGTAGCGATGTCTTCAGCGCAAGAAATTGGTGCGAAGATTGACGTCAGTGAGACAACGGTTATCCGCTTCTGTCATAGTTTGGAACTTTCCGGTTATGCCGAATTACAAAAGACTATTCGGGAGAGCTTGTTGTTTCAGCAAAGTAGCTTGACGACCTATCAGCAATCCAAGCTTGTGCTCGAACAAACACCGCATTTCTTCGAGCAAGTGATGGAAAAGGATCGTGTAACCATTGCGGAGACGATGAAACAGATTAAGGAGGCTGATTATGAAGAAGCGATTGAACAGCTTTCTAAAGCCGAAACTGTCTATGTGCTTGGGCTTCGATCGTCTTATACTGCAGCTAATTGGCTTTCCTATACAATCGGTTTAGTGAGAAGTAACGTACAGTTGTTGCGACCCGAAACGGAAGATGTCATTCAAACATTGAGTCAAATGAACAGCAATTCCGTAGTGATTGTCATTTCATTCCATCGTTATTTGAAAGAAACGATTCAAATTGCACGATTGGCACATAAACAGGATGCTTTCATTATTGGGATTACAGATTCGTCGCTAGCTCCGATTCACGCCTATAGTCATTTATTATTTCCGATTTATTCACCGAATAGGTCAACGCTCGACGCGACTGCTTCTTTGTTTTCATTTATGAATGCGGTCGTGGCTGGGTTATCAGTGAGGGAAAAAGAAAGTTTCGAGAAAAGGCAACAGTCTTATCAATCAATAGCGAGTGATTTTTTATTCGTGGAAGGGGTGGAATGA
- a CDS encoding toast rack family protein, which translates to MRKFWIALLIAAVVAVAGVQIYKVYIFFLGSKGTDEVAIAKDDAESLDVDIDFGTGTLLVEGGADGWVDGTIDTNVKKWKPVVGYKQKRGTGYVTVHQQSSIFKITGRNRNDWKLQLTKEVPIDLSVDMGVSDSQLNLSGIRLSKLSIDAGVGDTTVDLSGDWQDGFTANFDMGVGDMEVILPKHTGVKLKVSKGIGSVGTKQLIAKGNDVYVNEAYGQSDVVIEIKADIGVGDVNFIFAD; encoded by the coding sequence ATGCGAAAATTCTGGATTGCGCTGTTGATAGCGGCAGTAGTCGCTGTGGCGGGTGTGCAGATTTACAAAGTATATATTTTTTTCCTAGGGAGCAAAGGGACGGACGAAGTGGCGATTGCAAAGGACGATGCGGAGTCGCTGGATGTGGATATCGATTTTGGTACCGGCACTCTGCTTGTTGAAGGCGGCGCGGATGGCTGGGTGGACGGGACGATTGATACGAACGTGAAAAAGTGGAAGCCGGTTGTTGGTTATAAGCAGAAAAGAGGCACAGGATATGTGACAGTTCACCAGCAATCTTCTATCTTCAAGATTACTGGACGTAATCGCAATGATTGGAAGCTTCAGCTGACGAAAGAAGTCCCGATTGATTTGAGCGTAGATATGGGCGTTTCCGATTCGCAATTGAATCTTTCGGGCATCCGGCTCAGCAAATTGTCAATCGATGCAGGTGTAGGCGATACGACAGTCGATTTAAGCGGTGACTGGCAAGATGGCTTTACAGCAAATTTTGATATGGGGGTCGGCGATATGGAAGTGATATTGCCGAAACATACCGGTGTGAAACTGAAAGTCTCAAAAGGTATCGGGAGCGTGGGGACAAAGCAGCTGATCGCAAAAGGTAACGATGTGTATGTCAATGAAGCATATGGCCAGTCGGATGTAGTAATAGAGATTAAAGCGGATATAGGCGTAGGCGATGTGAATTTTATTTTTGCTGACTGA
- a CDS encoding transglycosylase domain-containing protein, which translates to MKRSEYKEQQRKKNPEISLKKRMTRFFLISSLLVVFCALLVLNIFITFSDVSALEEPAPRSTIIYDPNGEVISKVSNSNIEGVTIDQIPKTLIEAVISVEDQRFYTHHGVNYITMGRALLKNAFKGKIVAGGSTITQQLAKNAFLTQERTYSRKFKELILAKKIERVYSKDEIMERYLNQIYFGDGAWGIQRAAQTYFGKDVSELTLSESATIAGIIKAPSYLSPTKNMEKSVERRNLVLALMLREQYSNQQQYDEAIGQKLALAKSTVPDYKGNYPYYIDRVVDEAVNTYHLTRSEVLSGGLHITTTINPVIQEALEKVYADDYYFPKSAPDQLLQSASVFLHPKTGGILALVGGRGEYAHGRFNNATDLIRQPGSALKPLAVYTPALEEGYHMADLLVDEPINLDGYSPKNFDQQYRGEVTMYDALTQSYNIPPVWLLDQISIKNGVRAVERFGISLEKNDRALGLALGGLDKGTSPLRMAQAFSAFANDGVMEEAHAITEIKDSEGKVLGKWRGESVRVTDEKVAQQMTYMLQGAVKEGTAKKAQVAGMDVAGKTGTTQLPIEGVNGSKDHWFVGYTPDIAGAVWLGYDQTDADHYLTSTSSFTAPPIFAQVVSTSASELTTKEFDLSLIDEEIKELKKEKRKTKEEREKKEKKKERDKKVKDFWEGLENWGRSLFKGED; encoded by the coding sequence ATGAAAAGATCAGAATATAAAGAACAACAACGTAAAAAAAATCCGGAAATCAGCCTGAAAAAAAGAATGACTCGTTTCTTCTTGATCAGTAGTCTTCTTGTCGTCTTTTGCGCACTACTCGTACTGAATATATTCATCACATTCAGCGATGTAAGTGCACTCGAAGAACCGGCACCACGATCGACGATTATTTACGATCCGAACGGTGAAGTCATCAGTAAGGTGTCGAATTCGAATATCGAAGGGGTGACGATCGACCAGATTCCGAAGACGCTGATCGAAGCCGTCATTTCCGTGGAAGATCAACGTTTTTACACACATCATGGCGTCAATTATATAACGATGGGACGTGCTTTACTTAAGAACGCGTTCAAAGGTAAAATCGTGGCAGGTGGCAGTACGATTACGCAACAGCTTGCGAAAAACGCATTTTTGACGCAGGAGCGCACGTATTCTCGCAAATTCAAAGAACTGATTCTTGCTAAGAAGATTGAACGGGTGTATTCGAAAGATGAGATTATGGAACGGTACCTTAACCAAATTTATTTTGGTGATGGGGCGTGGGGGATTCAACGTGCGGCGCAGACTTATTTTGGTAAGGATGTCAGTGAATTGACGTTAAGCGAATCAGCGACAATCGCAGGCATCATAAAAGCACCGTCGTATTTATCGCCTACGAAAAACATGGAAAAGTCGGTGGAACGGCGCAATTTGGTGTTGGCGTTGATGCTACGTGAACAGTATAGCAACCAGCAACAATATGATGAAGCGATTGGACAGAAACTAGCACTAGCAAAATCGACAGTGCCAGATTATAAAGGGAACTATCCATATTATATCGATCGGGTAGTGGACGAGGCGGTTAATACATATCATTTGACGAGAAGTGAAGTGCTGTCCGGTGGGTTGCATATTACGACAACTATCAATCCTGTGATCCAAGAGGCGCTCGAAAAAGTGTATGCAGATGACTACTATTTTCCGAAGAGCGCTCCAGACCAGCTTTTGCAGAGCGCGTCTGTTTTCCTACATCCTAAAACGGGCGGGATTTTGGCGTTAGTCGGTGGCAGAGGAGAGTATGCGCATGGACGCTTCAATAATGCGACGGATCTCATCCGACAGCCTGGATCTGCGTTAAAGCCGCTTGCTGTCTATACTCCTGCACTTGAAGAAGGATATCATATGGCAGATTTACTTGTCGATGAACCGATTAATCTAGACGGCTACTCTCCGAAAAATTTTGATCAGCAATATAGAGGGGAAGTGACGATGTATGATGCACTCACACAATCGTATAATATTCCTCCTGTTTGGCTGTTGGATCAGATCAGTATCAAAAATGGAGTGCGTGCTGTTGAACGGTTTGGAATTTCATTGGAAAAGAATGACCGGGCGCTTGGATTGGCGCTTGGAGGACTGGATAAAGGAACTTCTCCGTTACGCATGGCTCAAGCGTTTTCTGCGTTTGCGAATGACGGCGTGATGGAAGAGGCTCATGCGATTACAGAGATTAAAGATTCGGAAGGAAAAGTGCTCGGGAAGTGGCGAGGAGAGTCTGTACGAGTGACGGATGAAAAAGTTGCCCAGCAAATGACGTATATGTTGCAAGGGGCTGTAAAAGAAGGGACTGCCAAAAAAGCACAAGTGGCGGGTATGGATGTGGCGGGGAAGACGGGCACTACACAGCTGCCGATTGAAGGCGTGAACGGTTCAAAAGATCATTGGTTCGTCGGTTATACACCAGATATAGCAGGTGCAGTTTGGCTCGGATATGATCAAACAGACGCTGACCATTATTTAACATCTACTAGCAGCTTTACCGCACCGCCCATTTTCGCGCAAGTCGTTTCAACATCAGCCAGCGAATTAACGACGAAGGAATTTGATTTGTCATTAATTGATGAAGAAATAAAAGAATTGAAGAAGGAGAAGAGAAAGACAAAGGAAGAAAGAGAAAAGAAAGAGAAGAAAAAAGAGAGAGACAAGAAGGTGAAAGATTTTTGGGAGGGGCTTGAAAACTGGGGACGGAGCTTGTTTAAAGGAGAAGACTGA
- a CDS encoding DUF1835 domain-containing protein: protein MQNIQQAINRLTEHEAKKLLQTLFSQTEQLDDEALGKVVRTIRQSLSATRKEHQLKTVHLVFHPALAGALRHTFKKVPSEQIISFPDILSVGPVEALHTQEGIEQRFRWLREHLRGPHDQQEFTRAVETIHHIPPHVPILIWTSNNAAEQTGLRFAAYLLQDAPNEISELNTKDAFDALHVAVDGYTIDIRHSGELSPEQLHDIYAHVKPWQWNPIRRAAIEEEGMSLMYDEFLLRKWEYGELWSADEERHDAFVMKCAKELQKENSGEYFQAIGLIGKAFGELEDYTGDSWIEYRVRELIRQGDLEVRGDLTDWRKYEIRVVS, encoded by the coding sequence ATGCAAAACATTCAGCAAGCCATCAATCGGCTTACAGAGCACGAAGCGAAAAAGTTGCTGCAGACACTGTTCAGTCAGACAGAGCAATTAGACGATGAAGCGCTTGGCAAAGTAGTGCGCACCATACGTCAATCATTATCCGCCACTCGGAAAGAACATCAGCTTAAGACAGTCCACCTCGTTTTTCATCCAGCGCTAGCCGGCGCACTGCGACACACTTTTAAAAAAGTCCCTTCTGAGCAAATTATTAGCTTCCCAGACATTTTATCGGTCGGTCCAGTCGAAGCGCTTCATACACAAGAAGGAATTGAACAGCGTTTTCGATGGCTACGCGAGCATTTGCGCGGTCCGCACGATCAGCAGGAGTTTACTCGAGCTGTTGAAACGATCCACCATATTCCTCCGCATGTGCCGATTTTGATCTGGACGAGTAATAACGCTGCCGAACAGACCGGTTTGCGATTCGCTGCCTATCTGCTACAAGATGCACCGAACGAAATCAGTGAACTAAACACGAAAGACGCATTCGATGCGTTACATGTCGCTGTCGACGGATATACTATCGACATCCGACACTCTGGCGAACTTTCGCCCGAACAGCTCCATGATATCTATGCACATGTCAAACCATGGCAATGGAACCCGATTCGACGTGCAGCGATCGAGGAGGAAGGAATGTCGCTCATGTACGATGAGTTCCTGTTGCGTAAATGGGAATACGGTGAACTGTGGAGTGCGGATGAAGAGAGGCACGACGCGTTCGTCATGAAATGTGCTAAGGAACTGCAGAAGGAAAACTCTGGTGAGTACTTTCAAGCAATCGGGCTTATAGGCAAAGCTTTTGGTGAGCTCGAGGACTATACCGGTGACAGCTGGATCGAGTACCGTGTGCGTGAATTGATCCGACAGGGGGACCTTGAGGTGCGTGGGGATTTGACTGACTGGCGGAAGTATGAAATTCGAGTAGTTTCTTAG
- a CDS encoding bile acid:sodium symporter family protein gives MKALQTISSFAGKYFAVWVIITALIAYLFPEPFLGLGAYITILLGIVMFGMGLTLNARDFKIVLTNPIPVIIGVAAQFVVMPLAAFAIAYILRLPPELAAGLVLLGCVPGGTASNVMVYLARGNLALSVAMTSLSTLLAPVVTPLLLLWLAGQWLPVDPMAMFKSIVQVIIIPIVLGLLIQRFFPNVVAKSVSVVPLISVLAILIIVSAVTSANGENVATAGFIVFIAVFLHNGFGLFLGYLIARLLGLNENDRRAISIEVGMQNSGLGVALATAHFGALAALPSVWGAIWHNISGPILATFWSKKPLKGESSEDLDPATKTVK, from the coding sequence ATGAAAGCATTGCAGACCATCAGTTCATTTGCGGGCAAGTATTTTGCGGTGTGGGTCATCATCACCGCGCTGATTGCGTATTTATTCCCGGAGCCATTTCTCGGACTCGGGGCGTATATTACGATTCTGCTCGGCATTGTCATGTTCGGTATGGGGCTGACACTAAATGCCCGCGACTTCAAAATCGTGTTGACCAATCCGATTCCGGTGATCATTGGTGTTGCTGCGCAGTTCGTCGTCATGCCGCTCGCAGCATTTGCGATTGCCTACATATTGCGGCTACCGCCTGAACTTGCGGCGGGGCTCGTGTTGCTCGGCTGTGTTCCGGGTGGCACGGCTTCGAACGTTATGGTATACCTAGCACGCGGAAATCTCGCTTTGTCGGTTGCGATGACTTCACTTTCCACACTGCTTGCACCGGTCGTTACGCCGCTTCTGTTGCTGTGGTTAGCAGGGCAGTGGCTACCGGTGGATCCGATGGCGATGTTTAAATCGATTGTGCAGGTCATCATTATCCCGATCGTGCTCGGCTTACTCATACAGCGTTTTTTCCCGAATGTGGTCGCAAAAAGTGTATCTGTCGTTCCGCTCATTTCTGTGCTTGCAATTCTGATTATTGTGTCAGCTGTCACATCAGCGAACGGTGAAAATGTAGCAACTGCAGGCTTCATCGTATTCATTGCTGTCTTCCTGCATAACGGATTCGGACTGTTCCTCGGCTATCTGATTGCTAGGCTGCTCGGTCTGAATGAAAACGACCGCCGCGCCATCTCGATTGAAGTCGGTATGCAGAACTCGGGTCTCGGCGTAGCACTTGCAACCGCTCACTTCGGCGCACTCGCTGCACTGCCGAGCGTCTGGGGCGCTATTTGGCATAATATCTCCGGGCCGATCTTGGCGACGTTCTGGTCGAAGAAACCATTGAAGGGTGAGTCCTCGGAAGACCTGGATCCTGCTACGAAAACCGTGAAATAA